One stretch of Hymenobacter chitinivorans DSM 11115 DNA includes these proteins:
- a CDS encoding Maf family nucleotide pyrophosphatase encodes MASTLPTLRLILASNSPRRRQLLTDLGLHYEVRLQEVDESFPPTLRRAEVAEYLAAHKAEAYRAGLAPDEVVLTADTIVCLDDDVLNKPADEAEAIAMLTRLQGRTHDVYTGVCLLTGTGHRVVFSDQTRVYFRSLTPAEIEFYVRQYQPLDKAGAYGAQDWIGMVAVTKLEGSYFNVMGLPVHRVWTELEKLGLARLS; translated from the coding sequence ATGGCTTCTACGCTCCCCACTTTGCGCCTGATTCTGGCCTCTAACTCCCCGCGCCGCCGCCAGCTGCTTACCGACCTGGGCCTGCACTACGAAGTCCGGTTGCAGGAAGTCGATGAAAGCTTCCCGCCTACGCTGCGCCGGGCCGAAGTGGCCGAGTATCTGGCCGCCCACAAAGCCGAGGCCTACCGCGCCGGCCTGGCCCCCGACGAAGTAGTGCTCACCGCCGACACCATCGTGTGCCTCGACGACGACGTGCTCAACAAGCCCGCCGACGAAGCCGAGGCCATAGCCATGCTCACCCGCCTGCAGGGCCGCACCCACGACGTGTACACCGGCGTGTGCTTGCTCACCGGCACCGGCCACCGCGTCGTGTTTTCGGACCAGACCCGCGTGTATTTCCGGAGCTTGACGCCGGCCGAAATCGAGTTCTACGTGCGTCAGTACCAGCCTCTGGACAAAGCCGGGGCCTACGGCGCCCAGGACTGGATTGGCATGGTGGCCGTCACCAAGCTCGAAGGCTCCTACTTCAACGTGATGGGCCTGCCCGTGCACCGGGTATGGACGGAGCTGGAAAAGCTGGGGCTGGCCCGGTTGAGTTAG
- a CDS encoding T9SS type A sorting domain-containing protein, translating to MKKIGLALVGILCVIQSALGQASWQWTRSLQQVAVASVAADGSGGMYVVGSFSSPVSFTSPNFNGVLTLAPVGASDVFLARLDANGNLSWARQVGGSGASASGAGITPDGQGGLYVVGRFTGTLTANTGTGSLAGSLGYSSVLVMRCSASTGSAYWSRRVGTNESASGALAVAVGPGAVGYVTGFVSGNVTFGSYAVFGGRAAAFVAAYSAAGAVNWVTAGAIDPLNGGISSASGSWASKVAVDGAGNCYVTGRFTTGLKLGGLQLADNGLFNPHSFVARLNPGTGTAVWLKGTTGTVSADRADGTGLALYDGFCYVGGTFGGTVSFGGIYTLTTGNPTTGYLGRLDAATGTTAWVRPLGAAATNVHVAAGAANVLATVGIDAVSDYSRLVSYAPSGVYQWALTATGPGSSKATDVAQYGPGVAFWTGSWQGTCSFGPTTLTAPAGTSYGYVSRIHFTSPAARTAPDQLSSAPELYPNPGSGQIQLHTASAAPRTMRVYSSSGQLMLQQQVQAADVTLDVRNWPQGTYWVHLQGRGAPERQQIWVR from the coding sequence ATGAAAAAGATTGGACTGGCTTTGGTGGGAATTCTATGCGTTATTCAGTCGGCTCTGGGGCAGGCGTCCTGGCAATGGACCCGGAGCTTGCAGCAGGTGGCCGTGGCCAGCGTGGCCGCCGACGGCTCGGGGGGGATGTACGTAGTCGGCAGCTTTAGCAGCCCGGTGAGCTTCACTTCTCCCAACTTCAACGGTGTGCTTACCCTGGCGCCGGTGGGGGCATCCGACGTGTTTCTGGCCCGCCTCGATGCCAACGGCAACCTCAGCTGGGCCCGGCAGGTGGGCGGCAGCGGAGCCTCCGCCTCCGGGGCCGGCATCACGCCCGACGGGCAGGGCGGGCTCTACGTGGTTGGCCGGTTTACGGGTACGCTGACTGCTAATACCGGTACGGGCAGCCTGGCCGGCTCCTTGGGTTACTCCTCCGTGCTGGTCATGCGCTGCTCGGCCAGCACCGGCAGCGCCTACTGGAGTCGGCGCGTGGGCACTAATGAGTCGGCATCGGGGGCGCTGGCCGTGGCAGTCGGACCCGGGGCCGTGGGCTACGTAACGGGCTTTGTGAGCGGCAACGTCACGTTTGGCTCGTATGCGGTGTTTGGCGGCCGGGCCGCCGCTTTTGTGGCTGCGTACAGCGCGGCGGGTGCCGTCAACTGGGTTACGGCCGGAGCTATTGATCCGCTCAACGGGGGCATTTCCTCCGCTTCGGGTTCCTGGGCCAGCAAAGTGGCCGTCGATGGGGCGGGCAACTGCTACGTCACAGGCCGCTTCACGACAGGGCTGAAGCTGGGAGGCCTGCAGCTGGCCGACAACGGCCTGTTCAATCCGCACTCGTTCGTGGCCCGGCTGAATCCGGGTACGGGAACTGCTGTCTGGCTGAAAGGCACGACCGGCACCGTGTCCGCCGACCGGGCCGATGGCACCGGCCTGGCTCTGTACGACGGCTTTTGCTACGTGGGCGGCACCTTTGGCGGCACCGTTAGCTTCGGGGGAATCTACACGCTCACCACCGGCAACCCCACCACCGGCTACCTGGGCCGCCTCGACGCGGCCACCGGCACCACGGCCTGGGTGCGCCCCCTCGGGGCCGCGGCTACCAATGTACACGTAGCGGCCGGCGCTGCCAACGTGCTGGCTACCGTCGGTATTGATGCCGTTTCCGACTATTCCCGCCTAGTAAGCTACGCGCCTAGCGGTGTGTATCAGTGGGCACTAACGGCTACTGGTCCGGGCAGCAGCAAGGCGACCGACGTGGCCCAGTATGGCCCGGGCGTAGCCTTCTGGACCGGCAGCTGGCAGGGCACCTGCAGCTTTGGCCCCACCACGCTAACCGCGCCGGCGGGTACCAGCTATGGGTACGTGTCGCGCATCCACTTCACCAGTCCCGCCGCCCGCACCGCCCCCGACCAGCTCAGCAGTGCCCCGGAGCTGTATCCCAACCCGGGTTCGGGTCAAATTCAGCTGCACACCGCCTCGGCGGCGCCCCGAACCATGCGCGTGTATTCGTCCTCGGGCCAGCTCATGCTGCAGCAGCAGGTGCAGGCCGCCGACGTGACCCTGGACGTGAGAAATTGGCCCCAGGGCACGTACTGGGTCCATCTGCAGGGTCGCGGCGCCCCGGAGCGGCAGCAGATCTGGGTGCGCTAA
- a CDS encoding glycoside hydrolase family 88 protein, translating into MKRSAVFVPALAALLTLFTTLSAAAQKRKINVPQEFARAGEQLTQLLKTHPDRTQFPYSTRPDGSLKDTKSEWWTSGFFGGTLWYMYEYTKQPQWQQAADQWTQAMQQEQHNTGTHDLGFMLYCPFGNGYRLTQNPAYKPVLLTGAQSLATRFNPQVGLIKSWNSFAGYQYPVIIDNMMNLELLCWAARTSADSTLRHLSIVHADNTLKNHFRPDGSTFHVVCYDDKGQVLARKTAQGAADNSAWARGQAWAIYGYTMLYRETKLDRYRQQARKTADFFLNHPNLPKDKIPYWDFNAPNIPTEERDASAAAIVASALLELQQYSPAADAKRYRQAAEQMLVSLSSPAYRAALGDNQNFLIKHCVAHKPAKTEVDAPLVYADYYYLEALLRYDRLKLK; encoded by the coding sequence GTGAAACGTTCCGCAGTATTCGTACCCGCCCTGGCGGCGCTTTTAACCCTGTTTACTACCTTATCAGCCGCGGCGCAAAAGCGGAAAATCAACGTGCCCCAGGAGTTTGCCCGGGCCGGGGAGCAGCTCACCCAGTTGCTCAAAACTCACCCCGACCGGACGCAATTTCCCTATTCTACCCGGCCCGACGGCTCGCTGAAAGATACCAAGTCGGAGTGGTGGACCAGCGGCTTTTTTGGCGGCACGCTCTGGTACATGTACGAGTACACCAAGCAGCCCCAGTGGCAGCAGGCCGCCGACCAGTGGACCCAGGCCATGCAGCAGGAGCAGCACAACACCGGCACCCACGATTTGGGCTTTATGCTGTACTGCCCCTTCGGCAACGGCTACCGCCTCACCCAGAACCCCGCTTACAAGCCCGTGCTGCTCACCGGCGCCCAGTCGCTGGCTACGCGCTTCAACCCGCAGGTGGGCCTGATTAAGTCCTGGAATAGCTTTGCTGGTTACCAGTACCCGGTCATTATCGACAACATGATGAACCTGGAGTTGCTCTGCTGGGCCGCCCGCACCAGCGCCGACTCCACGCTGCGTCACCTGAGCATCGTGCACGCCGACAACACGCTCAAGAACCACTTCCGGCCCGATGGCAGCACGTTTCACGTGGTCTGCTACGACGATAAAGGCCAGGTGCTGGCCCGCAAGACGGCCCAGGGCGCGGCCGACAACTCGGCCTGGGCCCGGGGGCAGGCCTGGGCCATTTACGGCTACACCATGCTCTACCGCGAAACCAAGCTGGACCGCTACCGCCAGCAGGCCCGCAAAACGGCCGACTTCTTCCTGAATCACCCCAACCTGCCTAAGGACAAGATTCCCTACTGGGACTTCAACGCCCCAAATATCCCCACCGAGGAGCGCGACGCCTCGGCGGCGGCCATCGTGGCCTCGGCCCTGCTGGAGTTGCAGCAGTACAGCCCCGCCGCCGATGCCAAGCGCTACCGCCAGGCCGCCGAGCAGATGCTGGTGAGCCTGAGCAGCCCCGCCTACCGCGCCGCCCTGGGCGACAACCAGAACTTCCTGATCAAGCACTGCGTGGCCCATAAGCCCGCTAAAACCGAAGTCGATGCTCCCTTGGTGTACGCTGATTACTATTACCTGGAGGCTCTGCTGCGCTACGACCGGCTGAAGCTGAAGTAG
- a CDS encoding catalase, protein MTQNEEQNQNGAAGSNGHDVSGNGTGTAVTGAGTSHDSRTAEGENAQTLTTRQGHPLTNNQNIRTVGNRGAATLENYAFIEKISHFDRERIPERVVHARGAGAHGVFEAYGRVGDEPIAKYTRAKLFQEKGKQTPVFVRFSTVGHGGHSPETLRDPRGFAVKFYTEDGNWDLVGNNLKVFFIRDAMKFPDLIHSQKPDPVTNRQSGERIFDFICNTPEAMHMVSFLFSPWGIPANYRQMQGSGVNTYKWVNAQGDAVLVKYHWEPLQGIKNLTAHEAEAIQAKNFNHATQDLFEHIAKGEFPEWELRVQIMSDDEHPELDFDPLDDTKIWPEDQFPHLPVGKMTLNRNPENYFAEVEQSAFGTGVLVDGLDFSDDKMLQGRTFSYSDTQRYRVGTNYLQLPINAPKKHVATNQRDGQMTYHVDSAPNQNLHINYEPSSLNGLKEAPRSAPDHMPEYKGRLMKQTIDRQNNFKQAGERYRLHEDWERDDLINNMVGALADADRRVSDKMVELCTNCDPDWGRRLAEGLEQARGGKTAEGGNQYNEARGSEAVAEAEATAHDAKPY, encoded by the coding sequence ATGACACAGAACGAAGAACAGAACCAGAACGGCGCGGCTGGCTCCAACGGCCATGATGTGTCGGGCAACGGTACGGGCACGGCCGTAACCGGGGCCGGCACTTCCCACGACTCGCGCACGGCCGAGGGGGAAAACGCCCAGACCCTGACCACCCGGCAGGGCCACCCGCTGACTAACAACCAGAACATCCGCACCGTGGGCAACCGGGGCGCGGCCACGCTGGAAAACTACGCCTTCATCGAAAAAATCAGCCATTTCGACCGGGAGCGGATTCCCGAGCGGGTGGTGCACGCCCGCGGCGCCGGCGCCCACGGCGTGTTTGAAGCCTACGGCCGGGTCGGCGACGAGCCCATTGCCAAGTACACCCGGGCCAAGCTGTTCCAGGAAAAAGGCAAACAGACGCCCGTTTTCGTGCGCTTCAGCACCGTGGGCCACGGCGGCCACTCGCCCGAAACCCTGCGCGACCCCCGCGGCTTCGCCGTGAAGTTCTACACCGAGGACGGCAACTGGGATTTGGTGGGCAACAACCTGAAGGTGTTCTTCATCCGCGACGCCATGAAGTTCCCGGATTTGATTCACTCCCAGAAGCCCGACCCGGTAACCAACCGGCAGAGCGGGGAGCGGATTTTCGACTTTATCTGCAACACTCCCGAGGCCATGCACATGGTGTCGTTCCTGTTCTCGCCCTGGGGCATTCCGGCCAACTACCGGCAGATGCAGGGCTCGGGCGTGAACACCTATAAGTGGGTGAATGCCCAGGGCGACGCCGTGCTGGTCAAATACCACTGGGAGCCGCTGCAGGGCATCAAAAACCTGACGGCCCACGAAGCCGAGGCCATTCAGGCCAAAAACTTCAACCACGCCACCCAGGACCTGTTCGAGCACATTGCCAAGGGAGAATTCCCGGAGTGGGAGCTGCGCGTGCAGATTATGAGCGACGACGAGCACCCCGAGCTGGACTTCGACCCGCTCGACGACACCAAGATCTGGCCCGAAGACCAGTTTCCGCATTTGCCCGTGGGCAAGATGACGCTCAACCGCAACCCCGAAAACTACTTCGCCGAGGTCGAGCAGTCGGCTTTCGGGACCGGCGTGCTCGTGGATGGGCTGGACTTCTCGGACGACAAGATGCTGCAGGGCCGCACGTTTTCGTATTCGGATACGCAGCGCTACCGGGTGGGCACCAACTACCTGCAGCTGCCCATCAACGCGCCCAAAAAACACGTGGCCACCAACCAGCGCGACGGCCAGATGACCTACCACGTCGACTCGGCCCCGAATCAGAACCTGCACATCAACTACGAGCCCAGCTCCCTGAATGGCCTCAAAGAGGCGCCCCGTAGCGCCCCCGACCACATGCCCGAGTACAAGGGCCGCTTGATGAAGCAGACCATCGACCGGCAAAACAACTTCAAGCAGGCCGGGGAGCGGTACCGCCTGCATGAAGACTGGGAGCGGGACGATTTGATCAACAACATGGTCGGGGCCCTAGCCGATGCCGACCGCCGCGTGAGCGACAAAATGGTGGAGCTTTGCACCAACTGCGACCCAGACTGGGGCCGGCGCCTAGCTGAAGGCCTGGAGCAGGCCCGCGGCGGCAAAACGGCCGAGGGCGGCAACCAGTACAACGAAGCCCGCGGCTCGGAAGCCGTGGCCGAAGCCGAAGCTACGGCCCACGACGCCAAGCCATACTAG
- a CDS encoding MFS transporter gives MLSLLSKNTVSATAHRVAVSTLFFLQGLCFASWASRIPSIQQKMSLSEAELGLVLITLPVGLMLSLPLSGWLVATQGSRRMALVGAVLYSSTLVSIGWAQNLYQLVGCLFLYGVTSNLMNISVNTQAVGVEALYQRPIMAAFHGLWSLAGFTGAAIGNFMNARGIEPLGHFALIWGGILVGLLACWPYTLRHDRAAAANQPIFARPDQALLGLGLIAFCSMICEGAMFDWSGIYFRKVVLAEKAWVGVGYTAFMSTMAGGRFVADWFAHRYGVRAVLQASGLLTAAGLLLAVLLPALPTAIAGFLLVGFGVSSVVPLVYSAAGKASTMSPGVALAAVSTVGFLGFLIGPPLIGLVAGAANLQISFSIIAVMGLCITLVASRAKV, from the coding sequence ATGCTTTCATTGCTTTCTAAGAATACAGTTTCGGCTACCGCCCACCGCGTGGCCGTCAGCACGCTGTTTTTTCTGCAGGGCCTGTGTTTTGCCAGCTGGGCCTCCCGCATTCCGAGCATTCAGCAGAAGATGAGTTTGTCGGAAGCAGAGCTGGGCCTGGTGCTGATTACTTTGCCCGTGGGCCTGATGCTATCCTTGCCGCTGTCGGGCTGGCTGGTAGCCACTCAGGGCAGCCGCCGCATGGCCCTGGTCGGGGCCGTGCTCTACAGCTCCACCCTGGTTAGCATCGGCTGGGCCCAGAACCTGTATCAGCTCGTGGGCTGTTTGTTCCTGTACGGGGTTACCAGCAACCTGATGAATATTTCGGTCAACACCCAGGCCGTGGGCGTGGAGGCCTTGTACCAGCGCCCGATTATGGCCGCTTTCCACGGGCTGTGGAGCCTGGCCGGCTTTACCGGCGCCGCCATTGGTAACTTTATGAATGCCCGCGGCATCGAGCCGTTGGGGCACTTTGCCCTGATCTGGGGCGGTATTCTGGTGGGCCTGCTGGCCTGCTGGCCCTACACGCTGCGCCACGACCGGGCCGCGGCGGCCAATCAGCCCATCTTTGCCCGGCCCGACCAGGCCCTGCTCGGCCTGGGCCTGATTGCCTTCTGCTCCATGATCTGCGAGGGCGCCATGTTCGACTGGAGCGGTATATACTTTCGCAAAGTGGTGCTGGCCGAAAAAGCCTGGGTGGGCGTGGGCTACACGGCCTTTATGAGCACCATGGCCGGGGGCCGCTTCGTGGCCGACTGGTTTGCCCACCGTTACGGGGTGCGGGCCGTGTTGCAGGCCAGTGGGCTGCTCACGGCGGCGGGCCTGCTGCTGGCCGTGCTGCTGCCGGCCCTGCCCACGGCCATTGCGGGCTTTTTGCTGGTGGGCTTCGGGGTGTCGTCGGTGGTGCCGCTGGTCTACAGCGCGGCGGGCAAGGCCTCCACGATGTCGCCGGGCGTGGCCCTGGCCGCCGTATCCACGGTGGGCTTTCTAGGCTTTCTGATCGGGCCGCCGCTGATTGGGTTGGTAGCCGGGGCCGCCAACCTGCAGATTTCGTTCTCCATTATTGCCGTCATGGGCTTGTGCATCACCCTGGTAGCGAGTCGGGCCAAAGTGTAA
- a CDS encoding EamA family transporter, producing the protein MPWLLLALLTAFCLALYNFFIKLASDQLPAAVGAVVLQLVAAGLGAVWLLKLKLQGQPLPITTKGLLLAALAGLGVGLAEILTFVVFSRGVSSSVGTPVIVGGSVLLTALLGLVVLREALSWSQALGLVSIVVGIALLARGH; encoded by the coding sequence ATGCCCTGGCTGCTGCTGGCGCTGCTGACGGCTTTCTGCCTGGCGCTCTACAACTTTTTTATCAAGCTGGCTTCCGACCAGCTGCCTGCGGCCGTGGGGGCCGTAGTGCTGCAACTCGTGGCGGCTGGCTTGGGGGCCGTGTGGCTACTCAAGCTCAAGCTGCAGGGCCAGCCGCTGCCCATTACCACCAAAGGTTTGCTGCTGGCCGCCCTGGCCGGGCTGGGCGTGGGTCTGGCCGAGATTCTGACCTTCGTCGTGTTTAGCCGGGGCGTGTCGTCTTCGGTCGGGACGCCGGTCATCGTGGGCGGCTCGGTGCTGCTCACGGCCCTGCTGGGGCTGGTGGTACTGCGCGAGGCTTTGTCCTGGTCCCAGGCCCTGGGGCTGGTCAGCATCGTGGTGGGCATTGCCCTGCTGGCCCGGGGCCATTAG
- a CDS encoding DUF4259 domain-containing protein, with translation MLFSRINTPKNQHHLMGTWGYYNFDNDAAADFAEDFRDNHTEAVLYEALATAAEEEGALEAAEASEALAAAEIVAAILGKPAQEFPVDLIPVIVKLDASESEDLRELAIEAVEAVVRKSELQEQWAAKDDYPNWQQLQQGLLERLK, from the coding sequence TTGCTTTTTTCACGTATCAACACTCCTAAAAACCAACACCACCTTATGGGCACCTGGGGCTACTACAACTTCGACAACGACGCGGCGGCCGACTTCGCCGAGGATTTCCGCGACAACCACACCGAGGCCGTGCTTTACGAGGCCTTGGCCACCGCCGCCGAGGAAGAAGGCGCCCTGGAGGCCGCGGAGGCCAGTGAAGCCCTGGCCGCGGCCGAAATTGTGGCCGCCATTCTGGGCAAGCCGGCCCAGGAGTTTCCCGTCGACCTGATTCCGGTTATCGTCAAGCTGGATGCTTCGGAAAGTGAGGACCTGCGCGAGCTGGCCATTGAGGCCGTGGAAGCCGTGGTGCGCAAGTCGGAGCTGCAGGAGCAGTGGGCCGCCAAAGACGATTACCCGAACTGGCAGCAGCTGCAGCAGGGGCTGTTGGAGCGCCTCAAGTAG
- a CDS encoding NAD(P)H-dependent glycerol-3-phosphate dehydrogenase, which produces MDKIAMIGGGSWATALTKILSENGARVGWWMRSKDDVQHLLRTRHNPRYLSSVAFDLSRIFPSTELKETVEEADWLVLAVPAAFVQSSLDKLDRDMLKNKRVISAIKGMVPSKNVLVTDYVAERFRLPHDRIGVVAGPCHAEEVALEKQSYLTIGSPSLALAEDFCHLLRNRYVKAHPMEDLDGIEYFAVMKNIIALTCGIAHGLGYGDNFQAVLVSNAVQEMRRFVHAMNPQPRDLSASAYLGDLLVTAYSQFSRNRTFGNMIGRGYSVKSAQMEMNMVAEGYYAVKSIHELNKKLGVHMPITSAAYHVLYEKISPAVELEILKEKFK; this is translated from the coding sequence GTGGATAAAATAGCCATGATTGGCGGCGGCTCCTGGGCCACCGCGCTTACCAAAATCCTGTCGGAAAACGGGGCCCGCGTGGGCTGGTGGATGCGCAGTAAGGACGACGTGCAGCACCTGCTGCGCACCCGGCACAACCCGCGCTACCTCTCGTCGGTGGCCTTCGATTTGAGCCGCATATTTCCCTCCACCGAGCTCAAGGAAACCGTGGAAGAGGCCGACTGGCTGGTGCTGGCCGTGCCGGCGGCCTTCGTGCAAAGCTCCCTGGATAAGCTCGACCGGGATATGCTCAAAAACAAGCGCGTTATTTCGGCCATCAAGGGCATGGTGCCCAGCAAAAACGTGCTGGTAACCGACTACGTGGCCGAGCGGTTTCGGCTGCCCCACGACCGAATCGGGGTGGTGGCCGGTCCGTGCCACGCCGAGGAGGTGGCCCTGGAAAAGCAGAGCTACCTGACCATCGGCTCGCCCAGCCTGGCCCTGGCCGAGGACTTCTGCCACCTGCTGCGCAACCGCTACGTGAAGGCCCACCCCATGGAAGACCTCGACGGCATTGAGTACTTCGCCGTCATGAAAAACATCATTGCCCTGACCTGCGGCATTGCCCACGGGCTGGGCTACGGCGACAATTTTCAGGCGGTGCTGGTCAGCAACGCGGTGCAGGAAATGCGCCGCTTCGTGCACGCCATGAACCCCCAGCCCCGGGACCTGTCGGCCTCGGCTTACCTCGGGGACTTGCTGGTGACGGCCTACTCGCAGTTTTCGCGCAACCGCACCTTCGGCAACATGATTGGCAGAGGCTACTCGGTGAAGTCGGCGCAGATGGAGATGAATATGGTGGCCGAGGGCTACTACGCCGTCAAGAGCATTCATGAGCTCAACAAGAAGCTCGGCGTGCACATGCCCATTACCTCGGCGGCCTACCACGTGCTCTACGAGAAGATTTCGCCGGCCGTGGAGCTGGAGATTCTCAAGGAGAAATTCAAATAG
- a CDS encoding efflux RND transporter periplasmic adaptor subunit produces MKNNRLLYILLAVILVMIVGFVVAKKKGWVGQPAGTEVMTAKAAPQTIVEKVSASGKIQPETEVKISPDVSGEIIELYVAEGDSVKKGQLLLRIRPDNYQANVNMQSATVNTQRANVGQTQARLQQLIASAKQTELTYRRNASLYKQKVISQADYEASKAAYDASQEEINSARQSIRAAQSNVASAQAGLEEARKNLNKTTIYAPVSGTVSKLNVEKGERVVGTTQMAGTEIMRIANLNSMEVRVNVNENDIINVHLGDSADVEVDSYASKDEKFRGIVTSIANTAKDALTAEAVTEFEVRIRLLPESYRHLVRTVQGRTVVPFRPGMTASVDVITDRKSNVLSVPLAAVTTRSDSTLTTAAKPEENGAAVAVSTKTAPKTEIQEVVFVVRNGKSVLTPVKTGISDFANIEIRSGLQAGDEVVSGPFRAVAKTLKDGGPVVVKDAKTINKAALKEEPEGDK; encoded by the coding sequence ATGAAAAACAACCGCTTACTGTACATTTTACTGGCTGTCATCCTGGTGATGATTGTTGGCTTTGTGGTCGCGAAAAAGAAGGGCTGGGTGGGGCAGCCGGCCGGCACCGAGGTGATGACGGCCAAGGCCGCGCCCCAGACCATCGTGGAAAAAGTCAGTGCCTCGGGCAAGATTCAGCCCGAAACCGAAGTGAAAATCTCGCCCGACGTGTCCGGTGAAATCATTGAGTTGTATGTGGCCGAGGGCGACTCGGTCAAGAAAGGCCAGCTCTTACTGCGCATCCGCCCCGATAACTACCAGGCCAACGTGAACATGCAGTCGGCCACGGTGAACACCCAGCGTGCCAACGTGGGCCAGACCCAGGCCCGCCTGCAGCAGCTCATTGCCTCGGCCAAGCAAACCGAGCTGACCTACCGCCGCAACGCCTCCCTCTACAAGCAAAAGGTGATTTCGCAGGCCGATTACGAGGCCAGCAAAGCCGCCTACGACGCCTCGCAGGAGGAAATCAATTCGGCCCGCCAGAGCATCCGGGCGGCCCAGAGCAACGTGGCCAGCGCCCAGGCCGGCCTGGAAGAAGCCCGCAAGAACCTGAACAAAACCACGATTTACGCCCCGGTGAGCGGCACGGTGAGCAAGCTCAACGTGGAAAAAGGCGAGCGGGTAGTGGGCACGACCCAGATGGCCGGTACCGAAATCATGCGCATTGCCAACCTCAACTCGATGGAGGTGCGGGTGAACGTGAATGAAAACGACATCATCAACGTGCACCTCGGCGACTCGGCCGACGTGGAAGTGGATAGCTACGCCAGCAAGGACGAGAAGTTCCGCGGCATCGTGACCAGCATTGCCAACACGGCCAAGGACGCGCTGACGGCCGAAGCCGTCACCGAGTTTGAGGTGCGCATCCGCCTCTTGCCCGAGTCGTATCGCCACCTGGTGCGCACCGTGCAGGGCCGCACCGTGGTACCGTTCCGCCCCGGCATGACGGCCTCCGTGGATGTAATTACCGACCGTAAGAGCAACGTGCTGAGCGTGCCGCTGGCCGCCGTCACGACCCGCTCCGACAGTACGTTGACCACCGCGGCTAAGCCCGAGGAGAATGGTGCGGCCGTTGCGGTGAGTACCAAGACGGCGCCTAAAACCGAAATTCAGGAGGTCGTCTTCGTGGTGCGCAACGGTAAGTCGGTGCTGACGCCCGTCAAGACCGGCATCAGCGACTTTGCCAACATCGAAATCCGCAGCGGTCTGCAGGCCGGCGACGAGGTGGTGAGCGGGCCGTTCCGGGCCGTAGCCAAAACCCTCAAGGATGGGGGACCGGTGGTCGTGAAAGACGCCAAGACCATCAACAAGGCCGCCCTGAAGGAAGAGCCCGAGGGCGACAAGTAA